A genome region from Pseudodesulfovibrio alkaliphilus includes the following:
- a CDS encoding SPL family radical SAM protein yields the protein MTDPAQLPPHLRRIAQVFVDESMADSPLARRVRKRLAASTHAQVPWTVVPAGTDRVLFDQGDAQALYLKDYKGKFLRFCPGTRAYHCCAYRIIHIGENCPMACSYCILQAYFQDRVLKIWANQDDLFTQLADAFGADRTTRFRVGTGEFTDSLALEHLTGYSRDLVSFLNDHENVVLELKSKVVDLSWMDAAKRTDRVLPAWSLNAPFINEHEEFHVSTLTQRLKAARICAQAGFRVCLHFDPIIHFPGWREGYARTIDMIFDYLTPSQIAYMSLGSFRCMPQLTPIIADNFPQATYIYNEFVPGLDGKARLLRPLRLEQFAFMVNRLRGHGMNRQLYFCMESSEVWQQVLGYTPKDLGGLANHLMTRAFGAQRGKEPA from the coding sequence ATGACTGATCCCGCACAGCTGCCCCCACACCTGCGCCGCATCGCCCAGGTCTTTGTGGACGAATCCATGGCCGACTCGCCTCTGGCCCGCCGTGTCCGCAAGCGGCTGGCCGCCTCCACCCACGCCCAGGTTCCCTGGACCGTGGTTCCGGCAGGAACCGACCGGGTCCTCTTTGACCAAGGCGATGCCCAGGCACTTTATCTCAAGGATTACAAAGGAAAATTTCTGCGCTTCTGCCCCGGCACCCGCGCCTACCACTGCTGCGCCTACCGTATCATCCATATCGGCGAGAACTGCCCCATGGCCTGCTCCTACTGCATCCTGCAGGCCTATTTTCAGGACCGCGTCCTCAAGATCTGGGCCAATCAGGACGACCTCTTCACCCAGCTCGCCGACGCCTTCGGCGCCGACCGCACCACCCGGTTCCGCGTGGGCACCGGGGAGTTCACCGACTCCCTTGCCCTCGAACACCTCACCGGATACAGCCGCGACCTGGTTTCCTTCCTCAATGACCACGAAAACGTGGTTCTCGAACTCAAATCCAAGGTGGTGGATCTCTCCTGGATGGACGCGGCCAAACGCACGGATCGCGTCCTGCCCGCCTGGTCGCTGAACGCGCCCTTCATCAACGAGCACGAGGAGTTCCACGTCTCCACACTGACTCAGCGCCTGAAAGCGGCCCGCATCTGCGCCCAGGCCGGATTCCGGGTCTGCCTCCACTTCGATCCCATCATCCACTTCCCCGGCTGGCGCGAGGGGTATGCCCGGACCATCGACATGATCTTCGATTATCTCACGCCGTCCCAGATCGCCTACATGAGCCTCGGCTCCTTTCGCTGCATGCCGCAGCTCACGCCCATCATCGCCGACAACTTCCCACAGGCCACATACATATATAACGAATTCGTTCCTGGTCTCGACGGCAAGGCCCGCCTGCTCCGCCCCCTGCGCCTTGAGCAATTCGCCTTCATGGTCAACCGTCTGCGCGGCCACGGCATGAACAGACAGCTCTACTTCTGCATGGAATCCTCGGAAGTCTGGCAACAGGTCCTCGGCTACACCCCGAAAGACCTCGGCGGACTCGCCAACCACCTGATGACCAGGGCCTTCGGTGCACAGCGTGGAAAGGAACCGGCCTAA
- the pgm gene encoding phosphoglucomutase (alpha-D-glucose-1,6-bisphosphate-dependent) encodes MQPHQLAGKPAPRDILVNIPRLVAAYFQIKPDPADPACAVEFGTSGHRGSSLDGTFNENHILAVSQAVCEHRASRGIDGPLHLGMDTHALSEPALATALEVFSANGVAVRIQRDGGYTPTPVISHAILAWNRGRKTGLADGVVITPSHNPPRDGGYKYNPPEGGPADTMTTRAIQDRANELLGAKLAGVRRMPLDRALKSPATEHYDYITPYIVDLRHAVDLDVIRDAGVRIGVDPMGGSGIAYWEPLADMYGLDLTLTNDAVDPAFGFMTVDRDGKIRMDCSSPWAMASLIRHKDEYDIAFGNDPDYDRHGIVTRSSGLLNPNHYLSVAVQYLFTHRPGWSSDAAVGKTLVSSSMIDRVAASLGRRVHEVPVGFKWFVDGLLDGSCGFGGEESAGASFLRRDGTVWTTDKDGIIMDLLAAEITARTGRDPGELYCELENEHGTSVYERMDAPASPAQKAAFCCLTPDMVVADTLAGETIRAKLTRAPGNDAPIGGLKVVSDNGWFAARPSGTESIYKIYAESFRGADHLKAIQREARAMVDAVFRKAGV; translated from the coding sequence ATGCAGCCTCACCAATTGGCCGGAAAGCCCGCCCCGAGAGACATCCTCGTCAACATCCCCCGGCTCGTGGCGGCTTATTTTCAAATCAAGCCCGATCCGGCGGATCCTGCCTGTGCCGTGGAATTTGGCACATCCGGCCACCGGGGGTCGTCTCTTGACGGAACATTCAACGAGAACCACATCCTGGCCGTGAGTCAGGCCGTGTGCGAACACCGGGCGTCCCGGGGCATTGACGGCCCGCTGCACCTGGGCATGGACACCCACGCCCTGAGCGAGCCCGCCCTGGCTACAGCCCTGGAGGTCTTCTCCGCCAACGGGGTCGCGGTGCGTATCCAGCGCGATGGGGGGTACACGCCCACCCCGGTGATTTCCCACGCCATCCTCGCCTGGAACCGCGGCCGCAAGACCGGATTGGCCGACGGGGTGGTCATCACCCCGTCCCACAATCCGCCGCGTGACGGCGGCTACAAGTACAATCCCCCCGAGGGCGGCCCTGCCGACACCATGACCACCAGAGCCATTCAGGACCGGGCCAACGAACTGCTCGGGGCCAAGCTTGCGGGGGTCAGGCGAATGCCCCTTGACCGCGCCCTGAAGAGCCCGGCCACCGAGCACTATGATTACATCACCCCTTACATCGTCGATCTGCGCCATGCCGTGGACCTTGATGTCATCCGTGACGCAGGGGTTCGGATCGGGGTGGACCCCATGGGCGGGTCGGGCATAGCCTATTGGGAGCCCCTGGCAGACATGTATGGTCTTGACCTGACTCTCACCAACGATGCGGTGGACCCGGCCTTTGGCTTCATGACCGTGGACAGGGACGGCAAGATCCGTATGGACTGCTCCTCCCCCTGGGCCATGGCCTCGCTCATCCGGCACAAGGACGAGTACGACATCGCCTTTGGCAACGACCCGGACTACGACCGCCACGGTATCGTCACCAGAAGCTCCGGTCTGCTGAACCCCAACCACTACCTGTCCGTGGCCGTCCAGTATCTCTTCACCCACCGTCCCGGTTGGTCGTCCGACGCGGCCGTGGGCAAGACCCTGGTATCCAGTTCCATGATAGACCGGGTGGCCGCCAGCCTGGGCCGCCGTGTGCACGAGGTGCCGGTCGGCTTCAAATGGTTCGTTGACGGACTTCTCGACGGTTCATGCGGGTTCGGCGGCGAGGAATCGGCCGGGGCCAGCTTCCTGCGGCGCGACGGCACGGTCTGGACCACGGACAAGGATGGCATCATCATGGACCTGCTGGCCGCAGAGATCACGGCCCGCACTGGGCGCGATCCCGGCGAGCTTTACTGCGAACTGGAAAACGAACACGGCACATCGGTCTACGAGCGCATGGACGCCCCGGCCTCTCCCGCGCAAAAGGCCGCTTTCTGCTGCCTCACGCCGGACATGGTAGTAGCCGATACCCTGGCCGGAGAGACCATCCGCGCCAAGCTCACCCGCGCACCCGGCAACGATGCGCCCATCGGCGGCCTCAAGGTCGTCAGCGACAACGGCTGGTTCGCCGCTCGTCCCTCGGGTACCGAGAGCATCTACAAGATATATGCGGAATCATTCAGGGGCGCGGATCACCTGAAGGCCATCCAGCGCGAGGCCCGGGCCATGGTGGACGCCGTCTTCCGCAAGGCCGGAGTTTAG
- a CDS encoding methyl-accepting chemotaxis protein: MFDFVNRRLASAVLIPVIASIVLGVVALVVYVRQSSYAMSLESETRAAEGQAVSVTAALDLFVQDTLAATRAMAERGEIVATLGSGTGAAQSVLDNYVRDNPNLLGGMAFDTTGHATAGSMNDGSSLIGLSVSDRDYVRAVLGGEAFFVSRTVFKSRTDGSLTFALSAPVRDDHGRIIGGVALFSAWDEFGKNFVDPVAIGDEGYGFILDGTGRLVYHPVDRSLALTDISSNEFVRRAISMRNGEFSYDWEGQAKIMAFRTHPVTGWIVCMSAYESDLAAGAVRQGYVLMGIGAAIALAVSGLVAFFMSRLVVTPVTRGMHASHNLAKGDLTMNLHSDSPNELGRLTRALGEMIGSLRSVVGNVKSAAEIVASGSEEIAASAEQMSEGTTEQAASVEEISASMEQMASSIRQNMEVARQTRDMAVKMASDATMGGEAVLQTVASMRDIADRTSVIEEIARQTNLLALNAAIEAARAGEHGKGFAVVAAEVRKLAEHSGEAARRISELTGSSLKVAEEAGEMLQKIVADIKRNEQLVNEVAAASQEQDSAAVQITQSIEHLDIVVQKNASFSEELSATSQELSQQAVQLQQTMEFFTVADDNGRDRTGEIRVVPGSSPRALPRGNDGLERM, from the coding sequence ATGTTTGATTTCGTGAACAGGAGACTGGCGAGCGCCGTGCTGATCCCCGTCATCGCCTCCATCGTCCTGGGCGTAGTCGCCTTGGTCGTGTATGTCCGCCAATCGTCCTACGCCATGAGCCTGGAAAGCGAGACCCGGGCCGCCGAAGGACAGGCTGTCAGCGTGACGGCCGCCCTCGACCTCTTTGTGCAGGACACCCTGGCCGCGACCCGGGCCATGGCCGAGCGAGGGGAAATCGTCGCGACCCTCGGCTCCGGCACAGGAGCAGCCCAATCGGTTCTGGACAACTACGTCAGAGACAATCCCAATCTCTTGGGAGGGATGGCCTTCGACACGACCGGACACGCCACAGCGGGCAGCATGAACGACGGATCAAGCCTGATCGGCCTGTCCGTCTCGGACCGCGACTATGTCAGAGCCGTGCTCGGCGGCGAAGCCTTCTTCGTATCGCGCACGGTTTTCAAGTCCAGAACCGACGGCTCCCTCACCTTTGCCCTCAGTGCACCAGTGCGCGACGACCACGGCAGGATCATCGGCGGCGTGGCGCTCTTCTCAGCCTGGGACGAGTTCGGGAAAAACTTCGTGGACCCCGTGGCCATCGGCGATGAAGGATACGGGTTCATCCTTGATGGTACGGGAAGGCTGGTCTATCACCCTGTGGACCGCTCCTTGGCGCTGACGGATATCAGCAGCAACGAGTTCGTGCGCCGGGCCATAAGCATGCGCAACGGCGAATTCTCCTACGACTGGGAGGGCCAGGCCAAGATCATGGCATTCCGGACCCATCCTGTCACGGGATGGATCGTGTGCATGTCCGCCTACGAGTCTGATCTGGCGGCTGGCGCAGTACGCCAGGGATACGTCCTCATGGGCATCGGCGCGGCCATCGCGCTGGCCGTGTCCGGGCTGGTGGCGTTTTTCATGAGCCGCCTGGTGGTCACGCCGGTAACGCGGGGCATGCACGCCTCGCACAATCTGGCCAAAGGCGACCTGACCATGAACCTCCACAGCGACTCCCCCAATGAATTGGGGCGGCTGACACGCGCCCTGGGCGAAATGATCGGCTCGCTGCGCAGCGTGGTGGGCAACGTCAAGTCCGCGGCTGAAATCGTGGCCTCCGGGAGCGAGGAAATTGCGGCCTCGGCCGAACAGATGAGCGAGGGTACCACCGAGCAGGCGGCCAGCGTCGAGGAAATATCGGCATCCATGGAGCAGATGGCGTCGAGCATCCGCCAGAACATGGAGGTGGCCCGGCAGACCCGCGACATGGCTGTCAAGATGGCCAGCGATGCGACAATGGGCGGCGAGGCGGTGTTGCAGACCGTGGCCTCCATGCGCGACATCGCGGACCGGACCTCGGTCATTGAGGAGATCGCCCGGCAGACCAATCTGCTGGCACTCAACGCGGCCATCGAGGCGGCCCGGGCCGGCGAGCACGGCAAGGGCTTCGCCGTGGTGGCCGCCGAGGTGCGCAAGCTGGCCGAGCATAGCGGCGAGGCCGCACGCAGGATCAGCGAGCTGACCGGCAGCAGCCTCAAGGTGGCCGAGGAGGCCGGAGAGATGCTCCAGAAGATCGTGGCCGACATCAAGCGCAACGAACAGTTGGTGAACGAGGTGGCCGCCGCCAGCCAGGAGCAGGACTCGGCAGCCGTGCAGATCACCCAGTCCATCGAGCACCTGGATATTGTGGTCCAGAAGAACGCCTCCTTCTCCGAAGAGCTGTCGGCCACTTCCCAGGAACTGTCCCAGCAGGCAGTGCAGTTGCAGCAGACTATGGAGTTCTTCACGGTGGCCGACGATAACGGCCGGGACCGCACAGGAGAAATCCGTGTGGTGCCTGGAAGTTCTCCCAGGGCGCTGCCCCGTGGCAATGACGGCCTCGAACGCATGTAA
- a CDS encoding DUF3592 domain-containing protein, whose translation MTFLSGKGVRRTPLKRVLRGLTGCAAVAFIVYVLSMVPYDILRAERFRIYGETFTVGVVTVLRAEAGGNDGSRFLVEYKYVDTDGLVRTATASLPYDQWERYRPGQRIDVLYARQRPAISRTPGEIEPRFQLWLRAMLR comes from the coding sequence ATGACCTTTCTTTCGGGCAAAGGCGTCAGGCGCACTCCGCTCAAGCGAGTGCTGCGCGGGCTCACGGGCTGCGCCGCAGTCGCGTTCATCGTCTATGTCTTGTCCATGGTCCCCTACGACATCCTGCGTGCCGAGCGATTCCGCATCTATGGAGAAACCTTCACGGTCGGCGTGGTCACCGTCCTGCGTGCCGAAGCGGGCGGCAACGACGGTTCCCGGTTCTTGGTGGAGTACAAGTACGTGGACACCGACGGCTTGGTGCGTACAGCCACGGCCAGTCTGCCTTACGATCAGTGGGAGCGTTACCGGCCGGGACAGCGCATCGATGTGCTTTATGCCCGCCAGCGGCCAGCCATTTCGCGAACGCCGGGCGAAATCGAACCGCGCTTTCAGCTCTGGTTGCGGGCCATGCTTCGTTGA
- a CDS encoding response regulator, which translates to MRALIVEDTLINREFLKLILSAFGECHEADCGEQALDLFAGALDATPFDIVFMDVMLPGMDGLETLERMRRLEQGRGVPAARRVKVIVTSALDEGEGALGAEARGATGCIAKPVCQAVVERELRRLGLID; encoded by the coding sequence ATGCGTGCGCTCATCGTCGAGGACACCCTCATCAACCGGGAATTCCTCAAGCTCATTCTCTCGGCCTTTGGCGAGTGCCATGAGGCGGACTGCGGCGAGCAGGCCCTTGACCTCTTTGCCGGAGCGCTGGACGCCACGCCCTTTGACATCGTTTTCATGGACGTGATGCTGCCCGGCATGGACGGCCTGGAGACCCTGGAGCGCATGCGCCGGTTGGAGCAGGGCAGGGGTGTGCCCGCGGCGCGGCGGGTCAAGGTGATCGTCACCTCTGCCCTGGACGAAGGAGAGGGGGCCTTGGGGGCGGAGGCTCGAGGCGCCACGGGCTGCATCGCCAAGCCCGTGTGTCAGGCAGTGGTTGAGCGGGAACTGCGCCGCCTCGGGCTCATCGACTGA
- a CDS encoding D-sedoheptulose 7-phosphate isomerase produces the protein MSETALRKVMDHAAAGLEARKAFFDAQAELVVGIARAMAVCLANGGKVMFCGNGGSAADSQHLAAEFTNRFRLERPPLPGLALTTDTSALTAIANDYSFDEVFSKQVQALGRPGDILVGISTSGTSANVIRAMREARRNGIATVALSGQSGGEMTAVSDYLVTVPSGDTAVVQEIHIAAGHMLCHLVDHFLFEAVAELTPFLAREP, from the coding sequence ATGTCAGAAACCGCTCTCAGGAAGGTGATGGATCACGCAGCGGCCGGGCTTGAGGCGCGTAAGGCCTTTTTTGACGCCCAGGCGGAACTGGTGGTCGGCATCGCCCGGGCCATGGCCGTGTGTCTGGCCAACGGCGGCAAGGTCATGTTCTGCGGCAACGGCGGCAGCGCGGCCGACAGCCAGCACCTGGCCGCCGAATTCACCAACCGTTTCAGGCTGGAGCGGCCGCCCCTGCCCGGTCTGGCCCTGACCACAGACACCTCGGCCCTGACCGCCATTGCCAACGATTACAGCTTTGACGAGGTCTTTTCCAAGCAGGTCCAGGCCTTGGGCCGTCCCGGCGACATCCTGGTAGGCATCTCCACCTCGGGCACCAGCGCCAACGTCATCCGCGCCATGCGCGAGGCCCGGCGCAACGGCATCGCCACCGTGGCCCTCTCGGGTCAGAGCGGCGGGGAGATGACCGCCGTGTCGGATTATCTCGTCACCGTTCCATCAGGGGATACCGCCGTTGTTCAGGAGATCCACATCGCCGCCGGGCACATGCTCTGCCATCTTGTGGACCACTTCCTGTTCGAGGCCGTGGCCGAACTGACTCCCTTCCTGGCGCGGGAACCCTGA
- the purU gene encoding formyltetrahydrofolate deformylase, protein MTESKESTVRLLITCPDQPGIVAAVSGFLHRKNANIIHSDQHSTDPEGGRFFMRNEFFLPGLDLDGLTRLREEFAEVTNGFVMDWSLSPVWMPKKTVILCSRVDHALMELLWRWKRGDMRADVTMVISNHPDLRLSVEHFGVPFHHVPVGPTLRDKVHAEDTMMSLMEGQADLVVLARYMQVLTPDFVARFDRRIINIHHSFLPAFVGADPYRRAHQRGVKLIGATAHYVTEELDEGPIIEQDVIRVTHSHDIDDLKRLGADIERHVLARAVQWHLEDRVIVDGNKTIVFRR, encoded by the coding sequence ATGACAGAATCCAAGGAAAGCACCGTCCGCCTCCTCATCACCTGCCCGGACCAACCCGGCATCGTGGCTGCGGTCAGCGGTTTTTTGCACAGGAAAAACGCCAATATCATCCACTCGGACCAGCACTCCACCGATCCGGAGGGCGGCCGCTTCTTCATGCGCAACGAGTTCTTCCTGCCCGGCCTGGACCTGGACGGTCTCACCCGGCTGCGCGAGGAATTCGCCGAGGTGACCAACGGATTTGTCATGGACTGGAGCCTCAGCCCGGTCTGGATGCCCAAAAAGACGGTCATCCTCTGTTCGCGGGTGGACCACGCCCTGATGGAACTCCTGTGGCGATGGAAACGGGGCGACATGCGGGCCGACGTAACCATGGTCATCAGCAACCACCCGGATCTGCGTCTGTCGGTGGAGCACTTCGGCGTCCCCTTTCACCACGTTCCGGTAGGACCGACCCTTCGCGACAAGGTCCACGCCGAGGACACCATGATGTCTCTGATGGAGGGACAGGCCGATCTCGTGGTGCTCGCCCGCTACATGCAGGTTCTGACGCCAGACTTCGTGGCCCGGTTCGACCGGCGGATCATCAACATCCACCACTCGTTCCTGCCCGCCTTTGTCGGCGCCGACCCATACCGCAGGGCGCACCAGCGCGGGGTCAAGCTCATTGGGGCCACCGCCCACTACGTCACCGAGGAGCTGGACGAAGGCCCGATCATCGAGCAGGATGTCATCCGCGTCACCCACAGTCACGACATAGACGACCTCAAGCGGCTGGGTGCGGACATCGAGCGCCATGTCCTGGCCAGGGCCGTGCAGTGGCACCTGGAGGACCGCGTCATCGTGGACGGCAACAAAACCATCGTCTTTCGCAGGTAG
- a CDS encoding HD domain-containing protein — MTRSVRLIIRNPSEADREVRDIVASMLPGFEPGRYGRAFADVERLFHGSMEGYHHCDTGYHDFAHTLGVLLATARLLHGVHLVRHGMSPRTVELALIAALFHDTGYIRREEERIGTGARFAVGHVERSIDLLESYADARNWPVADMLDMESMIRCTELAASPLAVVHANIEVMLAAHVLATADIIAQMADDIYLEKLDLLFDEFVEAGITEFGSRFELAASTRGFHAFMRARMENCLSNAIGCMSAHFKARFGVERDPYTEAARRNMLYLGLILDEHGREYRKGLRRSLSRRQEPVRVAA; from the coding sequence ATGACCCGCAGTGTACGCCTGATCATCAGAAATCCGTCCGAAGCGGACCGCGAGGTCCGTGACATCGTCGCCTCCATGCTTCCCGGATTCGAGCCGGGCCGTTATGGTCGCGCCTTTGCCGACGTTGAGCGGCTCTTTCACGGCTCCATGGAGGGCTACCATCATTGTGACACGGGCTATCACGACTTTGCGCACACCCTCGGTGTGTTGCTTGCCACGGCCCGTCTGCTCCACGGCGTTCACCTCGTCCGTCACGGCATGTCGCCGCGCACGGTCGAGCTGGCCCTTATCGCGGCTTTGTTCCACGACACGGGCTACATCCGTCGCGAAGAAGAGCGCATCGGCACCGGGGCGCGGTTCGCCGTCGGGCATGTGGAGCGGTCCATTGACCTGCTTGAATCCTATGCAGACGCCAGAAACTGGCCGGTGGCCGACATGCTGGACATGGAGAGCATGATCCGCTGCACCGAACTCGCTGCCTCGCCCCTTGCCGTGGTCCATGCCAACATCGAGGTGATGCTGGCCGCGCACGTTCTGGCTACCGCCGACATCATCGCCCAGATGGCGGACGACATCTATTTGGAAAAACTGGATCTCCTTTTTGATGAGTTTGTAGAGGCGGGGATCACCGAATTTGGTTCGCGTTTTGAGCTGGCTGCCTCCACCAGGGGGTTTCACGCCTTTATGCGTGCCAGGATGGAAAACTGTCTATCCAACGCCATCGGCTGCATGTCCGCCCACTTCAAGGCGCGGTTCGGCGTGGAGCGAGATCCCTATACCGAGGCCGCCCGGCGCAACATGCTCTACCTGGGCCTTATCCTGGACGAGCACGGCCGGGAGTATCGCAAGGGATTGCGCCGCAGTCTTTCCCGCCGCCAGGAGCCGGTCCGCGTCGCCGCCTGA
- a CDS encoding efflux RND transporter periplasmic adaptor subunit, whose amino-acid sequence MASKVRIQRLGFSFLMAILLLGGCGSENATEHGNTAQTEAVPMKVIRAETRDMPFWVEFIGQINAAETVDIRARVAGFLLEKNFREGASISKGDLLFVIDPKPFQETLKQEQSGLDYNMALIEKARRDYERFKKLYEEGVVSRDEYESYQTQLATLKAQVNDNKARVENARIELGYTRIYSPIDGVIGRVQVDVGNLVGQGENTLLATVSTVDPVYVNFSVSESDYIRAVRNQSAKDSRDSQIRMILADGSEYDHDGAYDMVDRAVDSRTGTLGVRVTFPNPAHILRPGQYAKVRVLFDTVKDAVVVPTRGVMDTQGMKSLLVVDQAGTVHSQPVTLGFEFKEMVIVREGLSPGDLVIVDGIRRVRAGMTVKPVLEPMDAGNGPATPKADQNATTPPQAG is encoded by the coding sequence ATGGCATCCAAAGTACGTATCCAGCGGCTGGGGTTTTCTTTCCTGATGGCAATCCTGCTTCTTGGAGGATGCGGCAGCGAAAACGCGACCGAGCACGGCAACACCGCCCAAACGGAAGCCGTGCCCATGAAGGTGATCAGGGCCGAAACCCGCGACATGCCCTTTTGGGTCGAGTTCATCGGCCAGATCAACGCTGCGGAGACCGTGGACATCCGTGCCCGCGTGGCCGGCTTTCTGCTGGAGAAGAACTTCAGGGAAGGCGCGTCAATCTCCAAGGGAGATCTCCTATTCGTCATTGATCCCAAGCCGTTTCAGGAAACGCTCAAGCAGGAGCAGTCGGGCCTGGACTACAACATGGCCTTGATCGAAAAAGCCCGCAGGGACTACGAACGCTTCAAAAAGCTCTATGAGGAGGGTGTGGTCAGCCGCGACGAGTATGAGAGCTACCAGACCCAATTGGCAACGCTCAAGGCCCAGGTCAACGACAACAAGGCCAGGGTGGAGAATGCCAGGATAGAGCTGGGCTACACCAGAATATACTCGCCCATAGACGGGGTCATCGGCCGGGTGCAGGTGGATGTGGGCAACCTTGTGGGCCAGGGGGAGAACACCCTGCTGGCCACGGTGTCCACCGTGGACCCGGTCTACGTCAACTTCAGCGTCAGCGAAAGCGACTACATCCGCGCCGTGCGCAACCAGTCCGCCAAGGACAGCCGCGATTCCCAGATCAGGATGATCCTGGCCGACGGCAGCGAGTACGACCACGACGGTGCCTACGACATGGTGGACCGGGCCGTGGACTCGCGCACAGGGACCTTGGGTGTGCGCGTCACCTTCCCCAACCCGGCGCATATCCTGCGACCCGGACAGTATGCCAAGGTTCGGGTGCTGTTCGACACGGTCAAGGACGCGGTGGTGGTTCCGACACGTGGGGTGATGGACACCCAGGGCATGAAGTCGCTCCTGGTGGTGGACCAGGCAGGCACGGTGCACAGCCAGCCTGTGACCCTCGGCTTCGAATTCAAGGAGATGGTGATTGTCAGGGAAGGGCTTTCGCCGGGCGACCTGGTCATCGTGGACGGCATCCGCCGGGTCAGGGCGGGCATGACCGTCAAGCCTGTGCTGGAACCCATGGATGCGGGCAACGGCCCAGCCACGCCCAAAGCCGATCAAAACGCCACGACACCCCCTCAGGCCGGATAG